A window of the Gossypium hirsutum isolate 1008001.06 chromosome A05, Gossypium_hirsutum_v2.1, whole genome shotgun sequence genome harbors these coding sequences:
- the LOC107914003 gene encoding nucleolar protein 12, whose amino-acid sequence MGGGEEYEEEAPVLQSKPRGRHIKKRALKNKALSVSFNEKDLRDYVSGFHKRKKKRRKEAHKKQEQAERRKRIEQRKKRKLEKEFALYGGALPKTSSGPDGIDENNEYDEQREPIASVSGTTMYDGGNMTVTVITSEISREEEDFTSAKTQTTMLRSVGDKVDKKLALPVSKSKPLKRVARHRPKPPSKREKNKGKKRSKNSH is encoded by the exons CGAGGCCGCCACATAAAGAAAAGAGCTCTCAAAAACAAAGCACTCTCCGTCTCTTTCAACGAGAAGGATCTCAG GGATTACGTTTCTGGGTTTCACAAGAGGAAGAAGAAGCGAAGAAAGGAAGCCCATAAGAAGCAAGAGCAGGCTGAACGACGCAAGCGTATTGAACAGCGCAAAAAg AGAAAGTTAGAAAAAGAATTTGCCCTATATGGGGGAGCACTTCCCAAGACAAGCTCGGGACCTGATGGAATTGATGAGAACAACGAATATGATGAACAAAGAGAGCCAATTGCATCAGTTTCTG GGACAACTATGTATGATGGTGGAAACATGACAGTCACTGTGATTACTAGTGAGATTTCTCGTGAGGAAGAAGATTTCACTAGTGCAAAGACTCAAACTACGATGCTCAGATCAGTCGGAGATAAAGTTGATAAAAAACTCGCCTTACCTGTGAGCAAAAGTAAACCCCTCAAGAGAGTTGCTAGACACAGACCTAAGCCACCAagtaaaagagagaaaaataagggGAAGAAAAGGAGCAAGAACTCGCATTGA
- the LOC107914004 gene encoding calmodulin-binding protein 60 B has product MQMKYMAREKRGLDSSSGDEGPDRKRPALASVIVEALKVDSLQKLCSSLEPILRRVVSEEVERALAKLGSAKLSAKSSPKWIEGPDGRNLQLHFRSRLSLPLFTGGKVEGEQGTAIHIVLVDANTGHVVTCGPESVAKLDVFVLEGDFNNEDDDNWTEEEFDSHIVKEREGKRPLLTGDLQVMLKDGVGTLGELTFTDNSSWIRSRKFRLGLKVAPGCCDGIRIREAKTEAFTVKDHRGELYKKHYPPALHDEVWRIEKIGKDGSFHKRLNKAGIFTVEDFLRLVIRDSQRLRNILGSGMSNKMWDVLVEHAKTCVLSGKLYVYYPDDVRSVGIVFNSIHELSGLIANGQFYAADSLADNQKVYVDALVKKAYENWMHVIKYDSKSLLGSKEDDSAGPSQANVPMDPQGYPISINQQHTLPTLSVPVPSEQPPIDSSLNVGGYDDSMAARMSMQSQNVHLHAQNQFSGSSFTLQNPLVSGTHQVLVPGHDNEPALGPCQSSMPGFHEGGTSHIPTYKGIDDFFSEEEIKMRSNEMLDNEDMQHLLRIFNMGSHCHATPPPPPPFNAIEDTHPYPSTYMPTPSLAYGFDNDASRSSGKAVVGWLKLKAALRWGIFIRKKAAERRAHLIELDDS; this is encoded by the exons atgcaaatgaaGTATATGGCGAGAGAGAAGAGAGGTTTAGATTCGAGTTCTGGTGATGAAGGGCCTGACAGGAAACGACCTGCTCTTGCTAG TGTGATTGTTGAAGCACTGAAGGTGGACAGTCTGCAGAAACTTTGCTCATCATTGGAGCCTATTCTTCGGAGAGTT GTCAGTGAAGAAGTGGAACGTGCTTTAGCAAAGCTGGGCTCTGCCAAGCTTTCGGCTAA GTCTTCTCCTAAGTGGATAGAAGGACCTGATGGAAGAAATTTGCAGCTGCACTTTAGATCCAGGTTGTCCCTTCCTCTGTTTACAGGAGGGAAGGTCGAAGGGGAGCAAGGTACCGCTATCCATATCGTCCTGGTCGATGCAAACACCGGTCATGTCGTAACATGCGGTCCCGAATCCGTAGCCAAGCTTGATGTCTTCGTGCTCGAGGGTGATTTTAACAATGAAGATGACGATAACTGGACTGAAGAAGAATTTGACAGTCATATCGTCAAGGAGCGTGAAGGGAAGAGGCCACTACTAACTGGAGATCTGCAAGTAATGCTCAAGGATGGTGTAGGAACACTAGGGGAGTTGACATTTACTGACAACTCGAGCTGGATTAGGAGCAGGAAATTCAGGCTGGGGCTAAAGGTTGCCCCTGGTTGTTGTGATGGTATCCGTATTCGTGAAGCGAAAACAGAAGCCTTCACCGTTAAGGATCACCGAGGAGAAT TATATAAGAAACACTATCCACCTGCGTTACACGATGAAGTGTGGAGAATAGAGAAGATTGGCAAAGATGGGTCGTTTCACAAGCGGCTCAATAAAGCTGGGATCTTTACAGTTGAAGACTTTCTACGACTTGTGATTAGGGACTCGCAAAGGCTGAGAAAT ATTCTTGGAAGTGGAATGTCTAATAAGATGTGGGATGTTCTGGTGGAGCATGCAAAAACTTGTGTTCTAAGTGGGAAACTTTATGTTTATTACCCTGATGATGTGAGGAGTGTTGGCATAGTCTTTAACAGCATCCACGAGTTGAGTGGCCTAATTGCTAATGGACAATTTTATGCAGCTGATTCTCTTGCAGACAACCAGAAG GTTTACGTGGATGCTTTGGTGAAGAAAGCATATGAAAATTGGATGCATGTTATAAAGTATGATAGTAAATCTCTGCTAGGCTCTAAGGAAGATGACAGTGCAGGTCCTTCACAAGCCAATGTTCCAATGGATCCACAAGGTTATCCAATTTCAATCAACCAGCAACACACTCTACCAACCCTGTCAGTTCCAGTTCCTTCAGAGCAGCCTCCTATAGATTCTAGTCTAAATGTTGGAG GTTATGACGATAGTATGGCGGCGAGAATGTCAATGCAATCACAAAATGTGCATCTTCATGCTCAGAATCAGTTCAGTGGCTCTTCATTCACTCTACAAAATCCTTTGGTCAGTGGTACACACCAGGTCCTGGTTCCAGGACATGACAATGAGCCAGCTCTTGGTCCATGTCAATCGTCCATGCCAGGTTTCCACGAGGGCGGGACATCACACATTCCTACTTACAAGGGAATCGATGATTTCTTCTCAGAGGAAGAGATTAAAATGAGAAGCaatgaaatgcttgataatgaagACATGCAGCATTTGCTTCGTATCTTTAACATGGGAAGCCATTGCCATGCtactcctcctcctcctcctcccttTAATGCTATTGAAGATACTCATCCGTATCCCTCAACATATATGCCGACCCCATCCCTGGCTTACGGTTTCGATAATGATGCTTCACGTTCGTCAGGCAAAGCCGTAGTGGGATGGCTCAAGCTTAAGGCAGCTCTGAGATGGGGCATCTTCATTAGGAAAAAGGCTGCTGAAAGACGAGCACACCTCATCGAGTTAGATGATTCGTAG